The following coding sequences lie in one Mycobacterium sp. DL440 genomic window:
- a CDS encoding SufE family protein has protein sequence MSSMPAALAEVVSDFQEVAGQDKLQLLLEFANELPPLPTHLEEAGMEPVPECQSPLFLDVDASDRGKVRLFFSAPPEAPTTRGFAAILATGLDGQSADDILAVPDDFYTALGLAALISPLRLRGMSAMLARIKRRLRGA, from the coding sequence ATGAGTTCGATGCCGGCCGCCCTGGCAGAGGTTGTCTCCGACTTCCAGGAGGTGGCCGGCCAGGACAAGTTGCAGCTGTTGCTGGAGTTCGCCAACGAGCTTCCCCCTCTGCCGACTCATCTCGAGGAGGCGGGGATGGAGCCCGTGCCGGAATGCCAGTCCCCGCTGTTTCTGGACGTCGACGCGTCCGATCGGGGCAAGGTGCGGCTGTTCTTCAGCGCTCCCCCGGAGGCCCCGACGACGCGGGGCTTCGCCGCCATCTTGGCGACCGGCCTGGATGGCCAGTCGGCCGATGACATCCTGGCGGTGCCCGACGACTTCTACACCGCGCTGGGTCTGGCCGCGTTGATCAGCCCGCTACGGCTGCGCGGTATGTCGGCGATGCTGGCGCGGATCAAGCGGCGGCTGCGCGGCGCCTGA
- a CDS encoding sulfurtransferase produces the protein MPLPADPSPTLAEYAHPERLVTADWLASNLGRPGLAIVESDEDVLLYDTGHIPGAVKIDWHLDLNDPNVRDYIDGEQFAELMDRKGISRDDTVVIYGDKSNWWAAYALWVFTLFGHPDVRLLDGGRDLWVSHGRDTTLEVPTRQSSGYPVVERNDAPIRAYRNDVLDILGKQPLIDVRSPQEYTGERTHMPDYPEEGALRGGHIPTAKSIPWAKAARDSGQFRSRAELEELYGFLNPDDKTVVYCRIGERSSHTWFVLTHLLGLPGVRNYDGSWTEWGNAVRVPVAVGPDAGEAPGAS, from the coding sequence GTGCCGCTGCCTGCTGATCCCAGCCCCACTCTTGCCGAGTACGCCCATCCGGAGCGTCTGGTCACCGCCGACTGGCTGGCCAGCAACCTGGGCCGGCCCGGTTTGGCCATCGTCGAATCCGACGAGGATGTCCTCCTCTACGACACGGGCCACATCCCCGGCGCGGTCAAGATCGACTGGCATCTCGACCTCAACGACCCCAATGTGCGTGACTACATCGACGGTGAGCAGTTCGCCGAACTGATGGATCGCAAGGGCATCAGCCGCGACGACACCGTCGTCATCTATGGCGACAAGAGCAACTGGTGGGCGGCCTACGCGCTGTGGGTGTTCACTCTGTTCGGTCACCCCGACGTGCGCCTGCTCGACGGAGGCCGCGACCTGTGGGTTTCCCACGGCCGCGACACCACCCTTGAGGTGCCCACCCGACAGTCCAGCGGCTATCCGGTCGTGGAACGCAACGACGCCCCGATCCGGGCCTACCGCAACGACGTGCTGGACATTCTCGGCAAGCAGCCGTTGATCGACGTCCGCTCGCCCCAGGAGTACACCGGCGAACGCACCCACATGCCCGACTACCCGGAGGAAGGCGCGCTGCGCGGCGGGCACATCCCCACGGCGAAGTCGATCCCGTGGGCCAAGGCCGCCCGCGACAGCGGCCAGTTCCGCAGCCGCGCCGAGCTCGAGGAGCTCTACGGCTTCCTCAACCCCGACGACAAGACGGTGGTGTACTGCCGCATCGGTGAGCGCTCCAGCCACACCTGGTTTGTCCTGACCCACCTGCTCGGGCTGCCCGGTGTGCGCAACTACGACGGCTCGTGGACCGAGTGGGGCAATGCCGTGCGGGTGCCAGTGGCCGTCGGCCCCGATGCAGGTGAGGCTCCGGGCGCCTCATGA